Proteins encoded by one window of Polyodon spathula isolate WHYD16114869_AA chromosome 16, ASM1765450v1, whole genome shotgun sequence:
- the LOC121328364 gene encoding tumor suppressor candidate 2-like, with amino-acid sequence MGGSGSKSRGFWPFAGSGIGSDPANGGNEQTLSRLRGSRSCTPFVFTRRSSLYYDEDGDLAHEFYEETFVMKNGRKRAKLKKIQKNLIPQGMVKLDHPRIHVDFPVVLCEV; translated from the exons ATGGGTGGCAGCGGCTCCAAATCGCGTGGGTTCTGGCCTTTTGCTGGCTCCGGTATCGGATCTGATCCAGCCAACGGTGGCAATGAGCAGACACTGTCCAGGCTTAGGGGCAGCAGGTCGTGCACTCCCTTCGTGTTTACTAGAAGGAG CTCCCTGTATTACGATGAGGATGGAGACCTGGCCCACGAGTTCTACGAGGAGACCTTCGTGATGAAGAATGGCAGGAAGAGGGCGAAACTGAAGAAGATTCAGAAGAATCTAATACCTCAG GGAATGGTGAAGCTGGATCACCCCCGTATCCATGTGGATTTCCCGGTCGTGCTCTGTGAGGTGTGA